One window from the genome of Terrimicrobium sacchariphilum encodes:
- a CDS encoding DHH family phosphoesterase: protein MNATFAEISAALSDKQRILVVSHLRPDGDALGCTIAFALWLKSLGKEVVTWNEDGMLDKFRYLPGHEMVTTPPEEPQAFDAVVALDNSVKKRLGTVIPAIKDGALWINIDHHVSNDRYGDLNYIDPSAPATGQILCEFFRDRQIAITPDQAANLYAAISTDTGSFQYAGTGPRTFQAAMELVAAGVNVAQISRDMYENQPRRRLELLRHALNGAEFSCEGRVACFSLTLADVDRLGVLPEDNEGIIDHLRSVEGVIAAVFFEELPEAKVRVSARSKDPSVDVCKICALFKGGGHPLAAGARVRGGLEEVKERFLEAVCHEIRNRN from the coding sequence ATGAACGCCACGTTCGCGGAAATCTCCGCAGCCCTCTCCGACAAGCAGCGCATCCTCGTCGTCAGCCACCTGCGCCCCGACGGCGACGCCCTCGGCTGCACCATCGCCTTTGCCCTCTGGCTCAAGAGCCTCGGCAAGGAGGTCGTCACCTGGAATGAGGACGGCATGCTCGACAAGTTTCGCTATCTCCCCGGCCACGAAATGGTAACGACTCCTCCCGAGGAGCCGCAGGCCTTCGACGCCGTGGTGGCGCTGGATAATTCAGTCAAGAAACGCCTCGGCACGGTCATTCCCGCCATCAAGGACGGCGCATTGTGGATCAACATCGACCACCATGTGAGCAACGACCGGTACGGCGATCTGAACTATATCGACCCCTCTGCCCCGGCTACGGGACAGATCCTTTGCGAGTTCTTCCGTGACCGCCAGATTGCGATCACGCCCGACCAGGCCGCCAATCTTTATGCGGCGATCTCTACGGATACCGGTTCCTTTCAATACGCAGGCACGGGCCCGCGCACCTTCCAGGCCGCAATGGAGCTCGTCGCCGCCGGAGTGAACGTCGCGCAAATCTCGCGTGACATGTATGAGAACCAGCCCCGCCGCCGTCTGGAGCTGCTGCGCCACGCGCTGAACGGCGCGGAGTTTTCCTGCGAGGGGCGCGTCGCCTGTTTTTCCCTCACCCTGGCCGATGTCGACCGCCTCGGCGTATTGCCCGAGGACAACGAGGGCATCATCGATCACCTGCGCTCCGTCGAGGGCGTGATCGCGGCAGTTTTCTTCGAGGAACTGCCCGAGGCCAAGGTACGCGTGAGCGCAAGGTCCAAGGACCCGAGCGTCGACGTGTGCAAAATCTGCGCCCTTTTCAAGGGGGGCGGTCACCCTCTCGCCGCTGGCGCGCGCGTGCGCGGCGGACTCGAGGAAGTCAAAGAACGTTTTTTAGAAGCTGTTTGTCATGAAATCCGCAACCGAAATTGA